The Hymenobacter chitinivorans DSM 11115 genome segment CGGTGAGCTTGATTTCGGTCTGATTTTCGGCGTCGAGGAGCTGGAACAGGGTGATTTTCTCGGTGTGGTCGGGGCAGCCGGGGTAGCCGGGCGCGGGCCGGACGCCGCGGTATTTCTCCTGAATCAGGTCGTCGTTGCTGAGCTTTTCGTCGGATGCGTAGCCCCAGAACTCTTCCCGCACCCGCTGGTGGAGGCGCTCGGCAAAAGCTTCGGCCAGCCGGTCGGCCAGGGCCTTGATCATGATGACGGAGTAGTCGTCGTGGTCGGCCTCAAACTGCTCGATAAGCTTTTCGATGCCCAAACCGGCCGTGACGGCAAAGCCGCCGAGGTAGTCGGCCCGGCCCGACTCCTTGGGCGCCAGGAAGTCGGAGAAGGCAATATTGGGGACGCCAGGGGCCTTTTCACTTTGCTGGCGCAGGGTGAAGAACTCGGTAGCCAGGGTGTCGCGCTGCTCGTCGGTATACACTTCGATGGTGTCGTAGCCGACGGTGTTGGCGGGCCAGAAGCCCACCACGGCCCGGGCCGTGAGCAGGTTTTCGGCAATGACTTTCTGCAGCATGGCCTGGGCATCGGCGAAGAGCTTGGTGGCGGCTTCGCCCAGGGTTTCGTCCTCCAGAATGCGCGGGTAGCGGCCCTTCAGCTCCCAGGTGTGGAAGAAGGGCGTCCAGTCGATGTATTCGGCCAGCTCGGCCAGCGGGTAGTTGTCGAGGACTTTGGTGCCCAGGAAAGTCGGTTTGGTAATGGCCACCGCGTCCCAGTCCGACTTAAAGCCGTTGGCCCGGGCCGCCTCGATGGGCAGGTAGTTTTTCTCGCGCTGCCGGCCGGCGTAGTCGTTGCGCAGGGTCGTGTACTCGTCGTGCACGGCGCGGGCGTAGGTTTCGTGGCTGGAGCCGAGCAGGCTGGCGGCCACGCCCACCGAGCGGGAGGCGTCGTGCACGTGCACCACGGCACCGGAGTAGTGGGGCGCAATCTTCACCGCCGCGTGCAGGCGGGAGGTGGTGGCCCCACCGATGAGCAGGGGAGTTTGCAGGCCGCGCTTTTCCATTTCCTGGGCCACGTATACCATTTCATCCAGACTCGGGGTAATCAACCCGCTGAGGCCGATAACGTCGACCTGCTGCTTCACGGCTTCGTCCAGAATCCGCTCCAGGGGCACCATCACGCCCAGGTCCACGATGTCGAAGTTGTTGCAGGCCAGCACCACGCCCACGATGTTCTTGCCGATGTCGTGCACGTCGCCTTTCACGGTGGCCAGCAGGATTTTACCCGCCGTCTGCCGCTCTGAGCCCTGCTTGTCGGCCAGCAGGTAGGGCTCCAGATAGGCCACGGCTTTCTTCATCACCCGCGCCGACTTTACCACCTGGGGCAGGAACATTTTGCCGGCCCCAAACAGGTCCCCCACCACGTTCATGCCGGCCATCAGCGGGCCTTCGATTACTTCCAGGGGGCGGCCCACTTGTTGGCGAACTTCCTCGGTGTCCTGGTCGATAAACTCGGTAATGCCCTTCACCAGAGCGTGTTGCAGCCGCTCGGCCACGGGCAGGCTGCGCCAGGCGTCGGCTACTACTTCGGCCTTGTCCTTTTGCTTGACGGTGTCGGCAAAGTCGACCAGCCGCTCGGTGGCGTCGGGGCGGCGGTTGAGCAGCACGTCTTCCACCAGTTCGAGCAAATCCTTGGGAATTTCGTCGTAGACGCCCAGCTGGCTGGGGTTCACGATGCCCATGTCGAGGCCGGCCCGGATGGCGTGGTAGAGGAAGGCCGAGTGCATGGCCTCGCGCACCACGTCGTTGCCGCGGAACGAGAAGCTGATGTTGCTGACCCCGCCGCTGGTCAGGGCGCCGGGCAGGTTCTGTTTAATCCACCGCACGGCCTCGATGAAGTCCAGCGCGTAGTTGCGGTGTTCCTCCATGCCGGTGCCCACGGTCAGGATGTTGGGGTCGAAAATGATGTCCTGGGCCGGGAAACCGACTTCGTTCACCAGAATATTATAGCTGCGCTGACAGATTTCGATGCGCTTCTCGAAGGAGTCGGCCTGGCCGTTTTCGTCGAAGGCCATGACGACCATGGCGGCTCCGTAGGCGCGCACGGTGCGGGCCCGCTCCTTGAATACTTCCTCGCCTTCCTTGAGCGAAATCGAGTTGACGATACTCTTGCCCTGCACGCACTTGAGGCCGGCTTCGAGCACGCTCCACTTCGAGGAGTCAATCATGACCGGCACCCGGGAAATGTCGGGCTCGGAGGCAATCAGGTTCAAAAACGTCGTCATGGCCTGCTCCGAGTCGAGCATGCCCTCGTCCATGTTCACGTCCAGGACCTGGGCGCCGCCTTCCACCTGGTCACGGGCCACCTGCAAGGCCTGCTCGTAGGCGCCGGTCCGGATGAGGCGGGCAAAGGCGCGGGAGCCAGTCACGTTGCACCGCTCCCCCACGTTGACAAACAACGAATCGGGGTAAATACCGAAGGGCTCCAGACCGGCCAAACGGGTGGCTTGGGGCACCTGGGGCAACTTCCGGGGCTGGTATTTCTCGGCCAGCTTGGCCAGCTCGGCAATGTGCTGGGGCGTGGTGCCGCAGCAGCCCCCGGCCACCGTCACGATGCCGTCCTTGAGGTAGTTCTCCACGACGGCCGCAAATTCCTGGGCCGACTCATCATAACCACCAAAGGCATTCGGCA includes the following:
- the metH gene encoding methionine synthase, which translates into the protein MQPTTLRPDSPLYDILQQRILVLDGAMGTMIQRHKLEETDFRGSRFQDHPKPLRGNNDLLSLTRPDIIRGIHADYFAAGADMVETNTFSGTTIAQADYGLEHIVYELNFESARIAKEVADEFTAQNPQKPRFVAGAIGPTNRTASLSPDVNRPGFRAVTFDELATAYLEQVRGLVEGGSDTLLIETIFDTLNAKAALYAVQKFFDEGGKVVPVMISGTITDASGRTLSGQTVEAFWNSISHLPLLSVGLNCALGADQLQVYVKELSRIADVHISAYPNAGLPNAFGGYDESAQEFAAVVENYLKDGIVTVAGGCCGTTPQHIAELAKLAEKYQPRKLPQVPQATRLAGLEPFGIYPDSLFVNVGERCNVTGSRAFARLIRTGAYEQALQVARDQVEGGAQVLDVNMDEGMLDSEQAMTTFLNLIASEPDISRVPVMIDSSKWSVLEAGLKCVQGKSIVNSISLKEGEEVFKERARTVRAYGAAMVVMAFDENGQADSFEKRIEICQRSYNILVNEVGFPAQDIIFDPNILTVGTGMEEHRNYALDFIEAVRWIKQNLPGALTSGGVSNISFSFRGNDVVREAMHSAFLYHAIRAGLDMGIVNPSQLGVYDEIPKDLLELVEDVLLNRRPDATERLVDFADTVKQKDKAEVVADAWRSLPVAERLQHALVKGITEFIDQDTEEVRQQVGRPLEVIEGPLMAGMNVVGDLFGAGKMFLPQVVKSARVMKKAVAYLEPYLLADKQGSERQTAGKILLATVKGDVHDIGKNIVGVVLACNNFDIVDLGVMVPLERILDEAVKQQVDVIGLSGLITPSLDEMVYVAQEMEKRGLQTPLLIGGATTSRLHAAVKIAPHYSGAVVHVHDASRSVGVAASLLGSSHETYARAVHDEYTTLRNDYAGRQREKNYLPIEAARANGFKSDWDAVAITKPTFLGTKVLDNYPLAELAEYIDWTPFFHTWELKGRYPRILEDETLGEAATKLFADAQAMLQKVIAENLLTARAVVGFWPANTVGYDTIEVYTDEQRDTLATEFFTLRQQSEKAPGVPNIAFSDFLAPKESGRADYLGGFAVTAGLGIEKLIEQFEADHDDYSVIMIKALADRLAEAFAERLHQRVREEFWGYASDEKLSNDDLIQEKYRGVRPAPGYPGCPDHTEKITLFQLLDAENQTEIKLTENLAMYPASSVSGLYYAHPESRYFGLGKIGRDQVEDIAQRKNMPLPELERWLSPNLNYDNTAVPVTAL